A region of the Culex quinquefasciatus strain JHB chromosome 1, VPISU_Cqui_1.0_pri_paternal, whole genome shotgun sequence genome:
CATTTTAGAATTACCACATAATCGTAATCCTACgtcaaacttattttaaattgacTTTAGGCAGTCATCAATCAAACGTAGTCTTACGTCAAATGTAGAAGAAACTCATAGACACTCATTAGGGAgctttcttttattacgtaacgcagtagggggggagggggggtcgaaggccgtgttacgctccatacaaaaaatttaaaatttgtatggaaattttgttacgaggggggggagggggtctaaaagtccgatttttcgcgttacgtaataaaagaacgctcccttaaaacCCATTGGAAAGCGAttgcacccttaccaaaaatcatgactttttgtgtttcaaatcccacttttcatacgaatttttcagttcaacccatataaccatttttatggttgtagtacctgaactcaaaaaatcgtatgaaaagtgggatttggaactcaaaaaatcatgatttttggtaagggtgtgccTGTTCAGACATTGACAGGTACTCATTTTTGACAGTTGCCTATTTTTGACAGTTGCCTATTTTTGAAGTGAGTtccatcataaaaaaataattcaaacagACTAAATGCACCCTTAccataaatcatgattttttgagttccaactcccacttttcatacgattttttgagttcaggtactacaaccataaaaatggttatatggattgaactgaaaaaatcgtatgaaaagtgggatttgaaacacaaaaagtcatgatttttggtacacccttaccaaaaatcatgactttttgagttccaaatcccacttttcatacgattttttcagttcaacttatatgtataaccatttttatggttgtagtacctgaactcaaaaaatcgtatgaaaagtgggatttggaactcaaaaaatcatgatttttggtaagggtgtggaTCTCACGATTTGTGCTGAGTTACCAAGCTTTAGGGACTTccttcaaaatcaaaacaacgcGTTCTTCGCCAAAAACCTGTTTTCATCCAAGTAGCTGTCACTTTTCACACCCACGCCTTACCGCCCCACTCCCGACTCCCCCCGATCGTACTTATCATCGTGCTCGGGTACAGATGACTCAACTCGGTGCTGGTGCTAACATCACTTCGCTTCCGGTTGTCCCTCAGCCTCGCACCTCCCCCCACCACCGCACCCAGCCTCGCCTTCCCCGTCCGAACCAACAGTTTGAATCCCTGCCGGAACTTTTCGTTCATGTAGCAGTAGATGATCGGGTTGTAGCAGCTGTGGGACATCGCGAGCCAGTGAAACAGGAACCACAGGTAGGGTAGTGGGGGCCACTCCGGATCCAGGTGGGGCACCAGCATGAACACGTTGAACGGCAGCCAGCAGCCGGTGAAGACCGCCACGACGGTGATCATCATCTTGATCATCTTGCGTTTGGATTGGAGAAGGCGGAGGTCGCGCTGCTTGACGGACTCGCCGGGTGGGGCTTTCGCCCAGACCTTGAGCGCAATCCGGACGTACGTGAAGATGAGGACCACGAGGGGCAGGACGAACTGAAGCGTCATCAGGGTGACGGAGTAGCTGTGGTCGGAGTCCGGATCGGGCCACACCTCGGTGCAGATCGACAGGTCACACTGGTCGTAGTAGTCGATCGGTTGAACTAGGGATGAGAACAGTGGAATCGGGGCTGCGGTCAGCAGGGCACCGCTCCAAACGAGCGCGATCAAGATCTTGGTGGTCCGCTTGGTGAGCCGCGGCTTCAACGGCCACATGATCGCCAGGTACCGATCGGCGCTGATCGCGATCATCGTGTACGCGGAGATCAGTACCGAGATCGCCTGCGAGTAGTTGACGATCCGGCAGATCAGCGCGCCGAACGGCCAGTACTGCAGCACGAAGATCGAGATGAACGAGAACGGAATGCAGAAGATGGTCATGAGGATGTCGCCAGTGGCGAGGTTCGCGATCAGCAGGTTCGTGACGGTGTTCATGCGCGGCTGCAGGTGCACCACCAGGAAGACCGCCGTATTGCCGACGATCGACACCAGGAAGATGGTGGTGTACGCCAGGCAGATCAGGACCTGGAAGCGCAGCGAGGCGATCCCCTCGGGGACGATCGAGGACGCGTCGCAGTCGAAGGACGCGTTGGCGGTGAAGTTGCGATCGAGCAGGGTGAGGTTCATCCTGGAACGGTACGTCGCGAACGCCGGTTAAAGTGCAACTGGGCTTGTTTTGGTGTTCTAGAGTGAGATGTCACGCGAGGTATTGCATATCGGTGTCAACAGATCTCGGCTAGTTAGCATAGACGGTTGAAAAGACGGGACGCGTTCGGGAAGTGACTTGCGGTTGCTGTTTTTCGAATGGTAATGAGTTTGTTGAACTCAGCGCGGCGAAAATCTTAGGAACCACACAGTCTCGGGATCCCTTAAGGTACCTATATTTATTACCTCATTGACTTCGTCGAACCATGTCATCCAAGAACTTCTCGGAGTGAAGATCTGATGGtcaccgccgtaacaagctagAGGTAGGTGGTTTTTGACTATAGATCATGTCCAGCAAGCTACAGGAAAGTCAACTGAGTTATTCTTCCAACCGGACGTGACTTGGCGCAATTCCGGTACCGATCAACTTCAACTCTTTGTGACATCTAGTGACGAGTAGATGCTCTTTATCGCCAAACTACTTTGTTATCAAGACCTCAACCAGGAGTTCAGAGACCTTGGTGTTGATTAGTTCGAAGCTTCCAAAACAGACCTGGTGGCGAATAGTGCAAAGCTTATAACATTTAGGGCGACACCTAGTGACAAATAGCAAAACCCAACCATTTTTTCCCCTAGAAGAAAGCTACCCATCGCTAGTCCAGCATGCCAAGTCAG
Encoded here:
- the LOC6052564 gene encoding RYamide receptor; this encodes MNLTLLDRNFTANASFDCDASSIVPEGIASLRFQVLICLAYTTIFLVSIVGNTAVFLVVHLQPRMNTVTNLLIANLATGDILMTIFCIPFSFISIFVLQYWPFGALICRIVNYSQAISVLISAYTMIAISADRYLAIMWPLKPRLTKRTTKILIALVWSGALLTAAPIPLFSSLVQPIDYYDQCDLSICTEVWPDPDSDHSYSVTLMTLQFVLPLVVLIFTYVRIALKVWAKAPPGESVKQRDLRLLQSKRKMIKMMITVVAVFTGCWLPFNVFMLVPHLDPEWPPLPYLWFLFHWLAMSHSCYNPIIYCYMNEKFRQGFKLLVRTGKARLGAVVGGGARLRDNRKRSDVSTSTELSHLYPSTMISTIGGSREWGGKAWV